From Serratia fonticola:
GGGACGATAGTCATATGGGATACGATTCTTGAAAATATCCGGCACCAGCATGGGCCTGCGGTATTAAGCCGCAAGGCACGGCCCGATGCCGTGTTGCATATGGTCGAGGAAATGTTTGACCAGGCAAGCCAGTCGTCTTTGGCAGCCAAAACGGAAAGAGCATATCGCAGTTTGAAGCTGACTCCGCGCGAGCGCGAGGTTCTGCAAGGGATCTCATGGGAATTAACGCCCAACAAGATCGCGAACAAACTGTCACTTAGCGTCAAGACCGTCAGCACCCATAAACTCACGGCGATGCGCAAGCTGGGTTTCAGACGTAACAGTGAATTGTATCACTGGCTACGCAATGGCGGCCTGGAATTTAACCCGCGGACTCTCTTTTGACGATAACTCAAACCGGTAACAGTGGCGTTTGAGGGGGATAACCTGCTGGTCAATCCCCCACGTACAACCCCTCCACCCAGCTCACTCTTTCGGGTAGTGCCCCAGCATTTCCTCCTGTCTTTTACCGGGATCACAAAAATAACCGCTCAGATATTCATCATTCAGCAATAATCTTTTTTGGTTTTTTATTGGAGGTTAATGCTGGCTAGGTCGTTAACGCTGGTTCATGACGCCAAGATTTAACCCGTAGCACAAGTTTTAATGCTGTAAATGTTGCTGAAAGGTTTTTTTTATGTTTGCTTGCTGTTTCTCACAGTCTATGTAAATCCCTACTGGTTATATTGACGGCACCCCAAACAGTTGGCAATTTGGTACCCTCAGGGATAAGAGTGAGAGGTGTATGAGTGGAATTCACTCGCTCAAACGCCCTGCCGTGATGCGTTCCATCCGGCATTCTCGCGCTTTTATTCCTCCTGCCTTCGGGCACTGACCGCACAGGCCGCGTAACAAAAAATATTAGGCTCTGGCGGTAATACACACACACCACATCACATACGGAGCACTAGCGATGACAAGTTCCTTGGGCAAATCAGGGATTCTGAAATTCGGTATCGGCCTGATTGCGCTGACCGTTGCGGCCAGCGTGCAGGCAAAGACGCTGGTTTACTGTTCTGAAGGTTCTCCTGAAGGGTTCAACCCGCAGTTGTTCACCTCCGGCACCACCTATGATGCCAGCTCAGTGCCAATCTATAACCGTCTGGTTGAGTTCAAACTGGGTACCACCGAACTGGAACCCGGCCTGGCAGAGAAGTGGGACGTCAGCGAAGACGGTAAAACCTATACCTTCCACCTGCGCAAAGGCGTGAAGTGGCAGGACAGCAAAAATTTCAAACCTACCCGTGATTTCAATGCCGACGACGTGGTGTACTCCTTCATGCGTCAGCTCGATGCAAACCACCCTTACCACAAGGTTTCTGGCGGCAGCTATGAATACTTCCAGGGTATGGGCATGCAGGACCTGATCAGCAAAGTCGAGAAAGTGGACGACAACACCGTACGCTTCACGCTGACCCGTCCAGAAGCGCCATTCCTGGCTGACCTGGGCATGGACTTCGCTTCCATCCTGTCTGCAGAATATGCCGACAAGATGATGAAAGCCGGTACGCCAGAGAAAGTGGACCTGAACCCAGTGGGTACCGGGCCGTTCCAACTGTTGCAGTACCAGAAAGACTCCAAAATCCTCTACAAGGCCTTTGACGGCTTCTGGGGTACCAAGCCGAAGATCGATCGCCTGGTGTTCTCCATCACGCCAGACGCCTCTGTGCGTTACGCCAAACTGCAGAAAAACGAGTGCCAGGTCATGCCGTACCCGAACCCGGCAGACATCGCTCGTATGAAGCAGGACAAAACCATCAACCTGATGGAACAGCCTGGCCTGAACGTCGGCTACCTGTCGTTCAACACCGAGAAGAAGCCGCTGGATAACGTGAAGGTGCGTCAGGCACTGACCATGGCGGTGAACAAGCAGGCCATCGTGGATGCGGTGTATCAGGGGGCGGGTCAACCTGCCAAGAACCTGATCCCACCAACCATGTGGGGCTATAACGACGAGATCAAAGATTACGCTTACGATCCGGTCAAGGCCAAAGAGCTGCTGAAAGAAGCGGGCATGCCAGATGGCTTCTCCATCGATCTGTGGGCGATGCCGGTACAGCGTCCGTATAACCCGAACGCACGTCGTATGGCTGAGATGATCCAGTCCGACTGGGCGAAAATTGGCGTCAATGCCAAGATCGTTACCTACGAGTGGGGCGAGTACCTCAAGCGTGCCAAAGACGGTGAGCATCAGACGGTGATGATGGGTTGGACCGGTGACAATGGGGATCCAGACAACTTCTTCGCCACGCTGTTTAGCTGTGCGGCCGCCAAAGATGGTTCCAACTATTCCCGTTGGTGCTACAAGCCGTTTGAGGATCTGATCCAACCGGCCCGTTCTGAAGCGAACCACGACAAACGCGTAGAACTCTACAAGCAGGCTCAGGTAGTGATGCACGATCAGGCTCCGGCATTGATTGTTGCCCACTCCACCGTTTATGAGCCAGTGCGTAAAGAAGTGAAGGGCTATGTGGTCGATCCGCTTGGTAAACATCACTTTGAGAACGTTTCTCTGGACTAAGCCTACCAAGGCGGGTTGAAGGACAGGGATACTTAATCTGCAGGGGCGCAATACGTTGCGCCCCTGCATTCCCGTCCCCAGAAGAATGTCGTGAAGCGTGTGAGTTTTAATAAGCCTGGCGGACGATGAGCTGCCGGGCACTTTATACAGAGAGTTCGGGATATGTTGCAGTTCATACTCCGACGTTTGGGGTTAGTTATCCCAACGTTTATCGGCATAACGTTGCTGACTTTTGCATTCGTCCATATGATCCCCGGCGATCCGGTGACCATTATGGCCGGGGAACGCGGGATCTCCGCAGAGCGCCATGCCCAACTCATGGCAGAGATGGGGCTGGATAAACCGCTCTATCAACAATACTTCAATTACGTCACCAACGTGCTGCATGGCGATTTGGGGACGTCCCTCAAGAGCCGTATCTCCGTGTGGGAAGAGTTTGTGCCGCGCTTTAAGGCCACCCTGGAACTGGGCCTGTGCGCGATGCTCTTCGCGGTGATTGTCGGTATCCCGGTGGGGGTGCTGGCGGCCGTCAGGCGAGGTTCGGTGTTTGACCATACCGCCGTGGGTATCTCCCTGACCGGTTATTCCATGCCGATCTTCTGGTGGGGCATGATGCTGATCATGCTGGTTTCGGTACAGCTCAACCTCACGCCCGTATCGGGGCGAATAAGCGATACGGTCTTCCTCGATGACAGCCTGCCGCTGACCGGCTTTATGCTGATCGACACCCTGATCTGGGGTGAGCCGGGTGATTTCATCGACGCCGTGATGCATATGATCCTGCCCGCCATCGTATTGGGCACCATCCCGCTGGCGGTTATCGTGCGTATGACCCGCTCCTCCATGCTGGAAGTGCTGGGTGAAGACTATATCCGTACCGCGCGCGCCAAGGGTGTGAGCCGTATGCGGGTGATCGTGGTACACGCATTGCGTAACGCCTTGCTGCCGGTGGTGACGGTGATCGGCCTACAAGTTGGCACCATGCTGGCCGGGGCGATCCTGACCGAAACCATCTTCTCCTGGCCGGGGCTTGGCCGCTGGCTGATGGATGCGTTGCAACGCCGTGATTACCCGGTTGTTCAGGGCGGCGTATTGCTGGTCGCCTGTATGATTATTCTGGTTAACCTGCTGGTAGACGTGCTCTACGGCGTGGTCAACCCGCGTATTCGCCACAAGAAATAAGGGGCGCTCTGATGTCTCAAATTACCGAGTCTGTAGTGAAAGGTGCGCCGAAGCCAATGACCCCGTTCCAGGAGTTTTGGCACTATTTCAAGCGCAACAAAGGGGCCGTGGTTGGCCTGGTTTATATCGTTATCATGCTGGTGGTTGCAGTGGGGGCCGGGTTCCTGGCTCCACATGCGCCTGCCGAACAGTTCCGTGATGCCCTGCTTAGGCCGCCGGTCTGGGAGACGGGTGGCAGCTGGAAGTTTATTCTGGGTACCGACGATGTCGGCCGTGATGTGCTGTCGCGTCTGATGTACGGTGCCAGGCTCTCGCTGTTGGTCGGCTGCCTGGTGGTGGTGCTTTCGCTGGTGATGGGCGTGGTATTCGGCCTGTTGGCCGGTTATTTCGGCGGCGTAGTCGATGCCATTATCATGCGCGTGGTCGATATCATGCTGGCACTGCCAAGCCTGCTTTTGGCGTTGGTGCTGGTGGCGGTGTTTGGGCCCTCGATCGTTAACGCCTCGCTGGCGCTGACCTTCGTTGCTTTGCCGCACTATGTCCGCTTGACCCGCGCTGCGGTACTGGTGGAAGTGAACCGCGATTACGTGACGGCTTCCCGCGTGGCGGGGGCTGGGGCGGCGCGTCAGATGTTCGTCAATATCCTGCCAAACTGCCTGGCACCACTGATCGTGCAGGCTTCTCTCGGTTTCTCGAACGCCATTCTGGATATGGCCGCTCTCGGCTTCCTGGGTATGGGTGCGCAACCGCCAACGCCGGAGTGGGGCACCATGCTCTCCGACGTACTGCAGTTCGCGCAAAGTGCCTGGTGGGTTGTGACCTTCCCAGGGGTGGCCATTCTGCTGACGGTTTTGGCCTTTAACCTGATGGGGGACGGCTTGCGTGATGCTCTCGACCCCAAACTCAAGCAGTAACAGAGGAAGAGAGAATGGCGTTATTAAATGTAGACAAGCTTTCGGTGCACTTCGGTGACGAAGGTGCGCCGTTCCGCGCGGTAGACCGAATCAGCTACAGCGTAGAACAGGGGCAGGTGGTTGGCATCGTCGGCGAATCCGGCTCTGGTAAATCCGTCAGCTCGCTGGCGATCATGGGATTGATCGATTATCCCGGCAAGGTGATGGCTGACAAGCTGGAGTTCAACGGCCAGGATCTGCGGAAAATCTCGGAAAAAGAGCGCCGCCAGCTGGTGGGCTCCGAAGTCGCGATGATCTTCCAGGATCCGATGACCAGCCTGAACCCGTGCTATACCGTCGGTTTCCAGATTATGGAAGCGCTGAAGGTGCATCAGGGCGGTAACCGCCGCACTCGTCGCCAACGCGCTATCGATCTGCTCAATCAGGTAGGCATTCCCGATCCGGCCTCACGGCTGGACGTTTACCCTCATCAGCTTTCCGGCGGGATGAGCCAGCGTGTGATGATCGCCATGGCGATCGCCTGCCGGCCCAAGCTGCTGATTGCGGATGAACCGACGACCGCGCTCGACGTGACCATTCAGGCCCAGATCATTGAGCTACTGCTCGAGCTGCAACAGCGCGAAAATATGGCACTGCTGCTGATCACCCACGATCTGGCGCTGGTGGCGGAAGCGGCACACCACATCATCGTGATGTATGCCGGGCAGGTAGTGGAATCTGGCAAGGCGGTAGAAATTTTCCGTTCGCCGCGCCACCCGTACACCCAGGCACTGCTGCGCGCATTGCCGGAGTTTGCTACCGACAAGGCGCGTTTGGCCTCGCTGCCTGGCGTGGTGCCGGGCAAGTACGATCGGCCACAAGGCTGCTTGCTGAATCCGCGTTGCCCGTATGCAACCCAACACTGTCGCGAAGAAGAGCCGGAACTGCGCAGCATTCCCGGCCGTCAGGTTAAATGTCACACACCGCTGGATGATGCGGGGAGGCCGACCGTATGAGCCAGAATCACCCTTTATTGCAGGCCATTGACCTGAAAAAACACTACCCGGTCAAGAAGGGGCTGTTTGCCCCGGAACGACTGGTGAAGGCGCTGGACGGGGTTTCCTTTACCCTTGAGCGTGGTAAAACCCTGGCAGTGGTTGGGGAGTCTGGCTGTGGCAAGTCCACGCTGGGCCGCCTGCTGACCATGATCGAAATCCCTACCGGCGGTGAGCTGTACTATCAGGGGCAAGATCTGCTTAAGCCGGACGTGACGGCAGAGAAGCTGCGCCGCCAGAAGATCCAGATCGTGTTCCAGAATCCTTACGGATCGCTTAACCCTCGTAAGAAGGTGGGGCAGATCCTCGAGGAGCCGCTGTTGATCAACACCTCGTTGAGCAGCGCCGAACGGCGTGAGAAAGCGCTGGAGATGATGGCGAAGGTCGGCCTGAAAACCGAACATTACGACCGTTATCCGCATATGTTCTCCGGTGGCCAGCGGCAACGTATCGCCATTGCGCGTGGGCTGATGCTCAACCCGGACGTGGTGATTGCCGATGAGCCAGTCTCTGCGCTGGACGTGTCCGTGCGTGCGCAGGTGCTGAACCTGATGATGGATCTGCAACAGGATCTGGGGCTGTCTTACGTGTTCATCTCCCACGATCTGTCAGTGGTGGAGCACATTGCTGATGAAGTGATGGTGATGTACCTTGGCCGCTGTGTGGAGAAGGGCAGTAAAGACGCCATCTTCAATAACCCGCGCCATCCGTACACTCAGGCACTGCTGTCCGCTACGCCGCGCCTGAACCCGGATATGCGCCGGGAGCGCATCAAGCTGACCGGTGAACTGCCAAGCCCGATGAACCCACCACCGGGCTGTGCATTCAACGCCCGCTGCCGCTGTGCCTTTGGCACCTGCACCCAGCTGCAACCGCAGCTCAAGCAGTATGGTGATCAGCAGGTGGCGTGTTTTGCCGTCGACCAGGATGAAGCTGCGGGGTCTTGAGGACGTTCACCGAGCGATCGGCATAGGGGCGCAGCATGCAGCGCCCCTACGGTCGAACATGTGCGGCCCCGGCTAATCCAGCAACATTGCCACTCTATCTTCAATCAGACGCCGGTAGCGATACCGGCGTTTTTTATTGTGGTGCTCCAGGCTCACCGCGTAGGGGCGCTGCATGCTGCGCCCGTTAACCTCTAGGCGCGAAGTGGTGTTAAGCGCACACCGGCAGCACGGGTAATTTCGGTCAGTGTTTTGATAGTCGGATTACCTTCAGCAGACAACACCCGGTAAATGTTTTGGCGGGCAAGGCCTGAGCGACCGCCATTGGTATCAATCTGATGTGACACATCCAATAATTATGTAGAACATGAGGTTGGCTATGCTGCTTCCATTGCGTACTTATCGTTGGTTTGGTAATAATAGTCTCTTTCGCACAATGCAGTTACGCCAGAATTCAGGGAGTGAATGGCATGAAAGACATTATTGTGTTACTCGTTGTCGGTATTGTGTGTTTTTTGTTGATTGTTGCCAGGTTACGTAGTGGGATCACTTTAAAAAATACGCCCTTTTATTGTTTATGTGTATCCATTATTTCAATCTTAGAGATAACCGACGCCATTTATGTCCCTTATTCATACCGTCATAACGCTTTATATAATAATGATGAATGGTTCCCCTACGATTATTATTATATTGCGACATGGGGAGTGGCATTGGCGACAGCGTTTTTCTTATTGGTCCACTCATTTTTAACGCGTAAGTCGTCGCGCTAACACCAATACTATATTTTTCGAACTTGGCATTGCTAACAATATGATTAATATTGAAATAACTTTGAGTGTGAGTGGCGTGAACCAACAAGAGTTCCCATGTTTACGATCCCCCAATGCAGATTTCAAAAGCATGCTAGCTCAATGTTTACCAAGGTAGGTAATGATGATTATCGAATATGAGGGTAATTTACATGATCGCCTAACAAAAATTATGGACCTGGAAGACCAGGGCAAGCTGCGGGTAACGAAACTTATCGCCGCGGGGGCGGGTTATTACAAATTGCAGGATCAGTATTATGGCGGAAAAGGTGTCTTTTTTAACCCCAATAGCGAAAACCGTTTCTCATTGCCCGATAAGTCTAAATGGCCGATGTATCTGGCTGAGTCGCCTCATACCGCATGTAGTGAGTTCTATCAGAATGAGGAATTCATTGACCGTTCGGATTATACAACGAACTGTATGGTGGAAATCTCGGTGCAAAAGCCGCTGAAGGTCTTTGACGAAACTCGGCTGGCTCCGCATTTGAGGATCTCCGTCGGGGATTTGATGGGGCCAAGATCTGTCTACATTTTCACCCAAAAACTGTCGAAAGCGCTGGCTGATCATGCAGACGGACTAGAGTATTTGTCCCGGCATAATGGGCAGCCCTGTGTGGTACTTTGGTCCGATAAACTCGATGGGGGTGGGATATTGTTAACGACATCAGTGACTAGACTGAGTAAGTATGAACACCAGGGAAAAACCGCCAGGCAGATCCTCAAGTCCGAATGTAACTTACGGATCACAGGATAAATCAGGGGAAGCAGTGCCAAGTATGACTGGCACCGCATTAAACCGAGTTGTTGGTTCCGAAGTTGTCCGCCAGAATGCGCAGATGCGCCATTTCTTGCTCTGTAGCGCCCCGCCGTAATATATCCAGCACTGTAGTCTTTTCTGCGCAACCGGGCATCTCAATTTTTCGGGTGAAGAAGTTGCATTTACGTACGCTGCTTACATTATGCGTTATCCGTGCCAGTAACTCCTGTAAGCCTTTCAACATCCCATTATCACTAAATCTTTCATCGATAGAAAACTGAAATACTGGATACAATTTTTCGGCACCCCACTCTAATACAATGAGTTTATTGTGTTTTCCGTATTTATGAATAGTGGGAACCGATAACCCCAGCAGTCCTTTGACGGTCGTGGATTTATGGACACCGCCGTATTTTTCCAGGCTATTTAAAAATGCCAGCCTAGCTTCGGCATATTCTTCCTGCTCGTTTTTTTCCACGTTGGTGTTGTTTATCACCGACTGGGTGAGCGCCAGAATTTTCAGTTCTGACCAAAATTCACCATCGGACAGAGTGAGTAGTGACAGCAGCTTCTCTCCCTCTACGCTAGTGAGTGCGTCGACAAATTTTTTGCCGACGTTTTCTAGGCGTGTCTGGATCAGTGCTTTTTCGGTGTGCTCGGGGTTGAACCGGTGAGCACGAGTGCTTTTGTTCATGGCCATTGTCGTCATGATGACCTCGCCCCAGGTTTTTAAGATTTACATAATGTGATGATAGATTAAATCTTAAATACGAGCAAGTTTTGAACATTCACAAAGCGGAGGATAATTGACGGCAAATCTAGCCAAACAAAGAAGAGCCTCTAGTCGCAAAACATAAAGGCTCCCTTCACCAGTTACTGGGGATAAGGCACCCAGTCCCCACCATTAAGCCGAATATACGCCTTGCCCTGATACTGCATCACGATGGCATTGTCATTCTCAGAGATCACTGCAGTCTGCGGCAGGTTCTGAGTCAGCACTTGCCAGTCGACGCTTGGCGCAGTAAACACCTTGCCGTCCACCAACCGCGAGACTAGCTCGGACAGCGCCAGATAGCTGCTTGGCGTTTTAATGTCTACCGGGCTGCCCTGATGCGGGGCCTGCATACCAACCAGTTTTATACCCACCGGCGTATGGGTAATGTTCAGGCTTGGGATATCCCGCAGGCCAGACATCTGCATTTTGTCGCCCGCCAGTGCCGCACCGTGCTCCGGCACGATCACCACCATCACCTTACGCCCGGATTTCTGTAGCTCATCGAGGAAGGTGTTCAGCTGATCGAAGAGTTGCTGTGCCCGGGGCTGGTAATCGGCGGTCTTTTTGCCACCCACAAAGCGGTTGCCGTCATGCAGTGGGATCAGGTTAAAGAAGGTCGCGGTGCGAGCATCACCTTCTTTTTTCTGTAGATCGAGCCAACGGTTGAGCAGTTGCAGATCGTTGTAGATCGGTTCACCGTCGAATGAAGCCAGCTCATTGCCGATCCCAGCCTGCGACATCAGCGGAGCCTGCATATCACCTTGTTCACGCAGCTCTTTCAGGAAGTCACCAAACACGCCGGAGTGGTCCAGCATCAGCTGCTCTTTGAAGCCTAGTTTAGCCAGGTTATCAAACAGGTAGCACTGCTGATTGGCGGGCTGATACAGATCATGATGCGAAGGCTGGCCGCAGCTGGCGCGTAACAGGCGGATAGCCGCCGGGCCGCTGTACGCGGTGGCCGAGTTAAAGTTGGTGAACATAATGTCCATCTTGGCCCACAGCGGATGGTTACGCAGATTGACGGCGTCCAGATCGGCCCAGGCCAACGAGCAGATGTTGATGATCAGCACGTCAAACGGCTGGGCATCGGCGGGTAAGGCTGCCGGGAAGGTGGTCGCCCGGGCTTTTTCCTGCTGGTAGAACTGTTCCAGGTAGGCCGTGAGGTTGGCGTTGGTCGGTGGGCCATTGGCCGCAGGCAGATTGCCGCCTGGTGTCGTCGCCGTGGCCGGTGTTGACGGGGTATCCGTCACCGCTGCGGTGTTGGTGGCAGGCAGCAAGGAGACCGCTGGGCCAGCAATATTGACCACGTTCAACCACACCAATGCCGCCACGGTAAACACCGTGATGCGTATCCATTGGGCCAGGAACAGGTAGGCAATCAGCAGCACGAAGGCGGCGCCAATCATCTGCCAGTTGATAAAGCGGTTAATCAACTCCAGCAGGTAATCCGCGCTGAAACCGGTGAGCTGCGAGCCCTGGCTAAGGATGCTGTTAATCCCCGGCAGCCAGGTGTCGTGGTAGAACAAACCGATACCGATAGGAATGGCGATCAGGTGACGCCAACGGTGCCAGCGCGGCGACGGGATCGGCATCAGTAAAAAGGCCATAAACACCAGGTTGGGCAGCGCATGGAAGTTCAGATAGCCGAACCACAGCAGGCCGAACTTGGCCAGGAAATAGAAGTTCCAGCCGCCAAGACCGCGCCAGTATCGCCATAAAGTATTGTCAGGCTGCGTTTTTTTATCGTCACTCATGGTTATTTTTTACGCTTGATTTGAGAGGTGGAACCTGTGCGCACCCATAGCCCTGCCGACTTTAAATAGCGCGGTGATAACAACAAATTCTGCCAAGATCGCTGCCAGTTGGGGAAACGGCGATGCAGCAGGTATCCCGTAGGGATAAACACTATGGCGCACAGGATCACCAGTTGCACGATATCGTCGAGTGCGTTCATGGCTGTTCCTCCTGCCCGAGGCTCATCAGAGTGAAGGGAATGGGTTCCCGGCGTTCGGTCTGGTGCTCCGTTTCTACGGCGTGGGTTGTGACAGCGGCCGATGGCAGCTTGCTGGTGGGGAGCGAAAACTCGATATGCTGCCGCAACAACCTGATTTTATCGATAATATCCACATCCTGATGCCACACCACCCGATTACTGAACGCCTCGCCAACGGGCAGGCGGAAGACGAATTTCAGTGCGGTATCCAGATCGTTAATCCGGCAGGTGGAAAGGAACAGGAACAGCCGATTCTGCGCCACGGTCATGATGTCGCCAAAACGCCGCAAATGGCACAGCGTCATCGACTGGCGGGCGCTCAACCCCGGTGCTGGACGCAGGGCGACCATCACCCCTTTGCCATCTTCCGGCAACAGCGTATTTTCCATCAGCGAAGTTACTGCCCGGCTGAATTCCTCCAGCGGCAGGTAGCCTTTCAGTTGCAGTGGCCGCAGCCCGGCGAGCAGGTTATCGATATCCTCTGGGACATGGCGCGACAGCCGCTGGCCCTGGATACCTTCCAGCATGGTCAAAAAATTGGAAAGCGGTGCCACGTGGGGCACGATCAGATTGGCACCGCAGGCCAGTAGCAGGCGTTCGTCGCTGTAGCGCAGGCTGGCGCTCATCTCGCGTACCACAATCTTCAGCCCGTCGCCCCTGCTGCGGCGCAGGCTATGGATCTGATGGGCCAACTCGTCAATTTCGTCACTTTGATATAGGGCGAAGATCAGCGTGGCGGCGATGGTCAACATGCCACGCTGCATCAACTTGGTATTGTTCTCAAACAGTTGCCAACTGGCCGACAGCGGTGGGGCGCCCTCGAGAATGCGTTGTTCCGCCAGGCACAGGCTCTCGTCGTTGCGTTCCGGGGTAGGGGAGGGTTGGTTGCTGTCGTCCGCCCCTTGCCAGCCTTCGGGGCCTTCGGTCAGGGTGAACAACTGATTGGCATTGATGCCGTTTGCCGTGCTCCACCAGTGCACCAGATACTGGGCACTG
This genomic window contains:
- the bcsE gene encoding cellulose biosynthesis protein BcsE → MANSFSLGIRRIWQELSAMQSPGFYWVNIDRQNDANLFCRQIIAAQEENSQLALICSGNQVDTLLATPLSPAIKKFPLYSLPEKKAALLHLADDLMRELKPSNRLLILLAHASLWQTFTSDELRNWAAQLGQWLHQRQCTLVILSHGSGVSKLKGQLAAEHRILNGLASLQGLQGSAQYLVHWWSTANGINANQLFTLTEGPEGWQGADDSNQPSPTPERNDESLCLAEQRILEGAPPLSASWQLFENNTKLMQRGMLTIAATLIFALYQSDEIDELAHQIHSLRRSRGDGLKIVVREMSASLRYSDERLLLACGANLIVPHVAPLSNFLTMLEGIQGQRLSRHVPEDIDNLLAGLRPLQLKGYLPLEEFSRAVTSLMENTLLPEDGKGVMVALRPAPGLSARQSMTLCHLRRFGDIMTVAQNRLFLFLSTCRINDLDTALKFVFRLPVGEAFSNRVVWHQDVDIIDKIRLLRQHIEFSLPTSKLPSAAVTTHAVETEHQTERREPIPFTLMSLGQEEQP